Proteins encoded together in one Terriglobus saanensis SP1PR4 window:
- a CDS encoding TolC family protein, giving the protein MDGLRAQNSIAADTTLIVSLGEAIHRAQQNEPAFAAAVADRKSAGVDQYLAKAALLPTALYHNQILYTQPNGQTNQGGQAGTQPSPIFIANNAVHEYASQASINETIGLKQFAAIHTADANAARSAAELEIARRGLLAAVVSLYYGLANANRKLSLLEEALKESQDFADQTQKRESAREVALADVLKAQLQQQLRQRDLMDATVATAKAKLELGVLLFSDPRTSYETMAPNAPKAIPTRAEMIAAAGASSPEIKSALASMRVADADVLTAKAAYLPDLGLNFTYGIDAPQFARRGDAGVNNLGYSMSATLDIPVWDWFSTQKRVKQSEIRRTVARVTLSAAQRRFVATLEEAYAEAATAHDQLDLLDLNVRTATESLRLTRLRYTAGEATALEVVDAQTTLLTAQTSQADGLSRYESALANLQLLTGTL; this is encoded by the coding sequence ATGGATGGACTGCGTGCACAGAATTCCATCGCCGCCGACACAACGCTTATCGTCAGCCTGGGCGAAGCAATTCACCGCGCGCAGCAGAATGAACCTGCGTTCGCTGCGGCCGTCGCGGACCGCAAGTCTGCGGGCGTCGACCAATATCTGGCAAAGGCGGCCCTTCTGCCAACCGCGCTGTATCACAATCAGATTCTCTATACCCAACCGAATGGACAGACCAATCAGGGTGGGCAGGCTGGAACGCAACCCTCTCCGATCTTCATTGCCAACAACGCCGTCCACGAGTACGCGAGCCAGGCTTCGATCAATGAGACGATCGGTCTCAAGCAATTCGCTGCGATTCATACCGCAGATGCCAATGCGGCTCGTTCCGCTGCTGAGTTGGAGATAGCGCGCCGAGGTCTTCTTGCAGCGGTCGTGAGTCTTTATTACGGATTAGCCAATGCTAACCGCAAACTCTCTCTCCTGGAAGAGGCATTGAAGGAGTCGCAGGACTTCGCGGATCAGACGCAGAAACGAGAGAGTGCACGCGAGGTTGCTCTTGCCGACGTGCTCAAGGCACAGTTGCAGCAACAACTTCGGCAACGCGATCTGATGGATGCGACCGTGGCTACGGCCAAGGCCAAGCTGGAATTAGGTGTTTTACTCTTCTCCGATCCTCGAACTTCCTATGAGACGATGGCTCCAAACGCCCCGAAAGCTATTCCAACGCGCGCTGAAATGATTGCAGCCGCAGGCGCGAGCAGCCCCGAGATCAAAAGCGCGCTGGCTTCGATGAGGGTCGCGGACGCCGATGTGCTAACCGCAAAGGCGGCCTATTTACCGGATCTAGGCCTGAACTTTACCTACGGTATCGATGCTCCGCAATTTGCCAGGCGTGGGGACGCTGGCGTGAACAATCTTGGATATTCGATGAGCGCCACTCTCGATATTCCGGTGTGGGATTGGTTTTCCACGCAGAAGAGAGTGAAGCAGAGTGAGATTCGTCGCACGGTTGCGCGTGTGACTCTCTCTGCGGCCCAGCGAAGATTCGTCGCCACGCTGGAAGAAGCCTACGCGGAGGCTGCGACGGCACATGATCAGCTTGATCTGCTCGACCTCAACGTTCGTACAGCCACTGAAAGTCTTCGGCTCACGCGCCTTCGCTATACGGCGGGTGAAGCAACCGCTCTTGAAGTAGTCGACGCGCAGACCACACTCCTCACCGCGCAGACATCCCAGGCCGATGGCCTCTCCCGTTATGAGAGCGCACTGGCGAACCTCCAACTTCTGACAGGAACCCTGTAA
- a CDS encoding YncE family protein — protein MGRRIALFSLAMFSVLAAVQASAAQNYHIIDKWLIGGQGSWDYLLADSEAHLLYLTHGPRVEVVDTLTGKAVGAITGFKSTHGIALDPDGKTGYISDGQGNSVAVFDRKSFAVIKTVAAGTNPDGIAYEPTTKTVWAFNGRSNDATVIDAATKQVIATIKLPGKPEFPQVDGKGHVFVNIEDKNSIVLLDAGSKTATATWPLAGCESPSGMAIDREHHRLFSVCDGKKMAVTDALSGKQIALAPIGDGPDAAGYDSKRQLAFSSNSDATLTVIDAAHGYKAVETIATQKGARTMSYDEKSDRIYLVTAQTGPKPAATVENPRARPAIVPGTFTVLVVGRK, from the coding sequence ATGGGAAGACGTATCGCTCTTTTTTCACTCGCCATGTTTTCAGTTCTGGCAGCCGTTCAGGCCTCAGCGGCCCAGAACTATCACATAATAGATAAGTGGTTGATCGGCGGCCAGGGAAGCTGGGACTATCTGCTTGCCGATTCCGAAGCTCACCTTCTTTATCTCACGCACGGTCCCAGAGTCGAAGTCGTGGATACGCTTACGGGTAAAGCTGTCGGTGCGATCACAGGCTTCAAAAGCACACACGGGATTGCTCTCGACCCGGATGGAAAGACCGGCTACATCAGCGATGGCCAGGGAAACAGCGTTGCCGTCTTCGATCGCAAGAGCTTTGCCGTGATCAAGACTGTGGCGGCAGGCACGAATCCGGATGGCATCGCGTATGAACCAACGACAAAGACTGTATGGGCCTTCAATGGACGCAGCAATGACGCGACGGTCATCGATGCTGCTACAAAACAGGTAATTGCGACGATCAAGCTTCCTGGCAAGCCCGAGTTCCCCCAGGTGGATGGCAAAGGTCATGTCTTCGTCAACATCGAAGATAAGAACAGCATTGTGTTGCTCGATGCTGGCAGTAAAACGGCAACCGCCACGTGGCCGCTTGCCGGATGTGAGTCTCCCTCCGGAATGGCTATCGATCGTGAGCATCACCGTCTATTTTCGGTCTGTGATGGAAAGAAGATGGCCGTTACCGATGCGCTCAGCGGAAAACAGATCGCTCTTGCACCGATCGGAGACGGGCCGGATGCCGCGGGTTACGACAGCAAGAGGCAGCTTGCGTTTAGTTCCAATAGCGATGCAACATTGACCGTGATCGATGCGGCCCATGGTTATAAAGCTGTGGAGACGATTGCAACGCAGAAGGGTGCACGCACGATGAGCTACGACGAGAAGAGCGATCGGATTTATCTCGTGACTGCACAGACTGGTCCAAAACCTGCAGCGACGGTGGAGAATCCTCGTGCCCGGCCTGCTATTGTTCCTGGGACCTTTACGGTTCTCGTGGTGGGACGCAAGTAG
- a CDS encoding alpha/beta hydrolase, whose protein sequence is MSPQNPHGTQPVVAAGTSLADAAGVLILLHGRGASAEDILGLGQEIVPAGWAMLAPSAAGHTWYPYSFLAPREQNEPYLSSALAKIQSTLDMALQADIPAEKIAIAGFSQGACLATEFVGRNPRKYGALLAFTGGLIGPPDAPLTLAGDLAGTPVLLSSGDPDPHVPWARVQESADLLQKIGGHVTLRRYPGRPHTIGPEEVRMAREMLAAL, encoded by the coding sequence GTGAGCCCACAGAACCCACACGGAACACAGCCCGTCGTAGCCGCGGGTACATCGCTTGCGGATGCGGCGGGAGTCCTCATCCTGCTGCACGGCCGAGGAGCCTCGGCGGAAGACATCCTTGGCCTTGGGCAGGAGATCGTTCCGGCAGGCTGGGCCATGCTGGCTCCGTCTGCGGCGGGACACACATGGTATCCCTACTCGTTTCTCGCGCCTCGGGAACAGAACGAACCGTACCTCTCGTCTGCGTTGGCTAAGATTCAATCAACCTTGGATATGGCATTGCAGGCAGACATACCCGCGGAGAAGATTGCGATTGCAGGCTTTTCCCAAGGAGCCTGCCTTGCAACCGAGTTTGTCGGCCGCAATCCACGCAAGTATGGAGCGCTTCTGGCCTTCACCGGCGGCCTGATAGGACCTCCGGATGCGCCACTGACGCTTGCGGGAGATCTGGCTGGTACACCTGTGCTTCTGAGCTCGGGCGATCCTGACCCGCACGTGCCGTGGGCGCGCGTGCAGGAATCCGCCGACCTTCTGCAGAAGATTGGCGGCCACGTCACACTCCGTCGTTATCCCGGCAGGCCGCACACCATCGGGCCTGAAGAGGTACGCATGGCGCGCGAGATGCTTGCTGCGCTGTAA
- a CDS encoding response regulator transcription factor, with the protein MRVLLVEDEIRLAENIVDALRETGLAVDHAADGRLGQELALQANYDAIVLDLMLPGKSGQEVLRGLRHAKISTPILILTAQEGKESVIQLLNSGADDYLSKPFDLGELLARVKALIRRGKGTADPVLRFSDVEVDTIQQMVTRKGNRLELSPTEYRILEYLVHRPRAVVSKRELLEHLYDFDWEHHSNVIEVHISNLRRKLNVTNGGPVIETLRHRGYRLHEESDVQ; encoded by the coding sequence ATGCGCGTGCTTTTAGTTGAAGATGAAATCAGGCTCGCGGAAAATATCGTCGACGCCCTACGAGAGACTGGCCTTGCTGTAGACCACGCTGCGGATGGCAGGCTGGGGCAGGAGCTTGCCCTCCAAGCAAATTACGACGCCATTGTTCTCGACCTGATGCTGCCTGGTAAGAGCGGCCAGGAAGTCCTTCGCGGACTTCGCCATGCAAAGATAAGCACACCGATTTTGATTCTGACGGCACAGGAAGGGAAGGAATCGGTCATTCAATTACTGAACTCCGGGGCGGACGACTATCTGAGTAAACCCTTCGATCTAGGAGAGCTGCTTGCAAGAGTTAAGGCACTGATCCGAAGAGGAAAGGGCACCGCCGATCCGGTCTTGCGTTTCTCAGATGTTGAGGTCGACACCATCCAGCAGATGGTGACCCGGAAGGGAAATCGTCTGGAGCTGTCTCCGACGGAATATCGCATTCTCGAATATCTGGTGCATCGTCCGAGGGCGGTGGTCTCCAAACGAGAGCTTCTGGAACATCTTTACGATTTCGATTGGGAGCATCATTCCAACGTGATCGAGGTTCACATCTCCAATCTACGGCGCAAGTTGAATGTTACGAACGGCGGCCCTGTGATCGAGACGTTGAGGCATCGCGGTTATCGCCTGCATGAAGAGTCGGATGTCCAATGA
- a CDS encoding sensor histidine kinase — protein sequence MKRQHSLARNIIGIVLLLETVSAVALLAGIIFHERHTQLSAFDATLRGQAQSIVGAVQDAEDEGDKIVLVPGDLQLPRRSVYRVQDERGEVIGHAGNLEGLNVPTQPIWKDSVDGVEYRFMQMQGLRTVDPGRPDGGVHHTVNVVFGMPVGHVWHEVLEAVRFYILLTVLLMAVTTGIMILTLRRALHPLDELAIEASRIDSGRWSFEAPKSAHDLKELQPLAIGLEAAVNRLQRSFEQQRRFTSDAAHELKTDVAIVKSSLQLLSMKKRSTEEYARGLDLCLDDFLRLERTVQEMLTLARVEHEDNVTYVVPQPCSLSEVVKDAMQHASALAEVRGIRMKLTVSDSPLVRLDPRDALLVCSNVLLNALQHSNPESEILLHVGQSQGQAELLCEDEGEGISEEDLPYVFEPFYRGDASRSRKSGGTGLGLSICRAICKRGGGIIHLENREEGGAIVRVLLPLASYPTTTA from the coding sequence ATGAAAAGACAACATTCTCTTGCGCGAAACATCATCGGAATTGTTCTTCTTCTCGAAACTGTTTCTGCCGTCGCACTTCTTGCGGGAATTATTTTTCACGAACGGCATACCCAGTTATCTGCCTTTGATGCGACCTTGCGTGGGCAGGCCCAGAGTATCGTCGGGGCCGTCCAGGACGCAGAAGATGAAGGCGACAAAATCGTCCTTGTTCCTGGCGACCTGCAACTCCCAAGACGCTCCGTTTATCGCGTTCAAGACGAACGGGGAGAGGTCATCGGGCACGCTGGGAATCTCGAAGGATTGAACGTCCCCACGCAGCCAATCTGGAAAGACTCTGTTGACGGTGTCGAATATCGCTTCATGCAAATGCAGGGACTGCGCACCGTAGACCCAGGACGGCCCGACGGCGGAGTTCACCATACGGTGAACGTGGTGTTCGGGATGCCGGTGGGCCATGTCTGGCACGAAGTGCTTGAAGCCGTACGGTTTTACATCCTGCTCACCGTTCTTTTAATGGCGGTAACCACGGGGATCATGATTTTGACGCTTCGCCGAGCGCTGCATCCTTTAGACGAACTTGCAATCGAAGCCTCGCGCATCGACTCCGGCCGATGGAGCTTTGAAGCACCGAAGAGCGCGCATGATCTGAAAGAGTTGCAGCCATTGGCGATTGGCCTGGAAGCCGCAGTCAATCGTCTGCAGCGCTCGTTCGAGCAACAGAGAAGATTCACAAGCGACGCTGCACACGAGCTTAAAACGGACGTTGCGATTGTGAAGTCTTCGTTGCAACTGCTCTCGATGAAGAAGCGCAGCACGGAGGAGTATGCGCGTGGCCTCGATCTTTGTCTCGACGATTTTCTCCGCCTGGAACGGACCGTGCAGGAGATGTTGACGCTCGCACGTGTAGAGCACGAAGACAATGTGACGTACGTAGTCCCCCAGCCCTGTTCGCTCTCAGAGGTAGTAAAAGATGCCATGCAGCATGCAAGTGCGCTGGCAGAGGTGCGTGGGATTCGCATGAAACTGACGGTCAGCGATTCGCCACTTGTGCGCCTGGATCCCAGAGACGCACTCCTCGTCTGCAGCAATGTTTTGCTCAACGCGCTGCAGCATTCCAATCCGGAATCCGAAATCCTCTTGCATGTGGGGCAATCGCAAGGACAGGCGGAGCTGCTCTGTGAGGATGAAGGGGAAGGAATCAGCGAAGAGGACCTTCCCTACGTCTTCGAGCCCTTTTATCGTGGCGATGCTTCCCGTAGCCGCAAGAGCGGAGGCACGGGCCTTGGTCTTTCGATCTGCCGGGCGATCTGCAAACGTGGCGGAGGCATCATCCATCTAGAGAACCGCGAGGAGGGCGGCGCGATTGTCCGGGTCCTTCTTCCATTGGCTTCATACCCCACAACGACCGCGTGA
- a CDS encoding efflux RND transporter permease subunit yields MTHSALAPKQDNSFWLARFRGPIFFFLIVLSVAGIYASQRVPISVFPDTNFPRVVIGVDNGVMPVEQMQVMVTKPIEDAVNSVPGLLTVRSTTSRGSAEVSLFFAWNVDMFSTLQLVDAALSKVRQTLPTTAAITTNRLTFATFPILGYSLTSDTLSQTQLWELATYQLKPPLNRVLGVSTVTVQGGKIPEFHIVPNLARMQNSGVTILDIANSVQASNIIDSPGLYEENHQLVLSLVGAQVHDADQLAHLVVKTTSGGAAVRVSDVATVQPGVMPVYTAVSADGKPAVLLNIARQPSSNTVSVADAVAVSVQQLSKTLPKGVHLAPYYDQSELVRESIRSVRDAILIGLVLACIILFVFLGDWRSALVAGLVIPVTVAITGLLLWALGESFNLMTLGGLAAAIGLVIDDAIVVVENIVLHRDAGESRVEAARLALKEIMVPLVGSTITPVVVFLPLITVTGVTGSFFRALAVTMTAALLTSLVLALTWTPGLSMWLLKDRIAGENSHGSTKEHEHGRWMSRILTWHGRALDWALRKPLLLLGLCGVLVAGSFLAYRSLGSDLLPEMDEGGFILDYIMPAGSSLTETNRVLAHVDQVLHNLPEVQSTSRRTGLQMGLAAVTEANTGDITVRLKTSRDRGIDEVIADARAEIKKTEPELDVEFTQVLQDMIGDLSNAPEPIQIKLFATDPALLSSLGPRIAEAIGKIQGVVDIQNGIDNTISGPATSFQIDPTVAGRMGFTPTEVAEDATAILDGVTTTDPLIANGRPYTIRVRLGDETRKSLDTIQNTVFNSSSGKTATLGSLAQMQQLPPQNEIRRENLQQLVVVTARLEGSDLGTAIAKVQQTIAGMHLPPTIRVEYGGTYEEQQKSFSELLKVLLLSLALVFGTLLAEFRNFSAPTAILSSSVLSIAGVVFALLVTGKTFNVASFMGVIMVIGIVAKNGILLLDADERYRAEGVPAREAMVHAAQRRLRPILMTATAAISGMLPLAFALGSGSQMLQPLAIAVIGGLLISMVLSLIVTPVIYFLLTREHAHA; encoded by the coding sequence ATGACTCATTCTGCTCTTGCGCCTAAGCAAGACAATTCATTCTGGCTCGCTCGTTTTCGTGGCCCCATCTTCTTCTTCCTGATTGTCCTTTCGGTAGCAGGCATCTATGCTTCGCAGCGCGTGCCAATCTCGGTCTTCCCTGACACGAACTTTCCCCGCGTCGTGATCGGTGTGGACAACGGCGTCATGCCCGTTGAACAGATGCAGGTCATGGTGACCAAGCCCATCGAAGACGCAGTCAACTCTGTGCCGGGCCTGCTCACGGTTCGCTCCACGACAAGTCGCGGCTCGGCAGAGGTCAGTCTCTTCTTCGCCTGGAACGTCGATATGTTCAGCACGTTGCAGCTGGTCGATGCTGCATTGAGCAAAGTGCGCCAGACACTTCCCACCACCGCTGCGATCACGACGAACCGCCTGACCTTCGCAACCTTTCCGATTCTCGGCTACAGTCTGACCTCGGATACGTTGTCTCAAACACAGCTTTGGGAACTAGCCACATACCAGTTGAAGCCGCCGCTCAACCGGGTTCTCGGCGTGAGTACCGTCACCGTTCAGGGCGGAAAGATTCCTGAGTTCCATATCGTGCCAAACCTTGCGCGGATGCAAAACTCTGGCGTCACGATTCTGGACATCGCAAACTCGGTTCAGGCATCCAACATCATCGATTCACCCGGACTCTACGAAGAAAACCACCAGCTTGTGCTCAGTCTGGTGGGAGCCCAGGTTCACGATGCGGACCAACTGGCGCATCTTGTGGTGAAGACCACCTCGGGCGGCGCCGCTGTACGCGTCTCCGATGTTGCGACCGTCCAGCCGGGGGTGATGCCGGTTTACACCGCTGTCAGCGCGGATGGTAAACCAGCAGTGCTGCTCAATATCGCGCGTCAACCGTCGAGCAACACCGTCTCTGTCGCCGATGCGGTTGCAGTGTCGGTCCAACAGCTCAGCAAGACACTACCTAAGGGCGTGCATCTCGCACCTTACTACGATCAATCGGAGCTCGTGCGCGAAAGCATACGGAGTGTACGCGACGCCATCCTGATCGGCCTTGTGCTCGCGTGCATTATCCTGTTCGTCTTCCTGGGCGATTGGCGTTCGGCGCTCGTTGCGGGATTGGTTATCCCTGTGACCGTTGCGATTACGGGGCTCCTTCTCTGGGCGCTTGGCGAAAGCTTCAATCTGATGACCCTCGGCGGTCTGGCGGCGGCGATCGGTCTTGTGATCGATGATGCGATTGTCGTCGTGGAAAATATCGTGCTCCATCGCGATGCGGGAGAATCGCGCGTCGAAGCCGCAAGACTGGCACTCAAGGAAATCATGGTCCCGCTGGTGGGCTCCACGATTACTCCCGTCGTCGTCTTCCTGCCTCTCATTACGGTCACAGGCGTGACGGGGAGTTTCTTTCGGGCCCTCGCCGTCACCATGACGGCAGCGCTTCTTACCTCTCTGGTTCTGGCACTGACATGGACGCCCGGTCTGAGCATGTGGTTGCTGAAAGATCGGATTGCGGGCGAAAATTCTCACGGTTCAACAAAAGAACATGAGCATGGACGCTGGATGAGCCGCATTCTTACGTGGCATGGACGCGCCCTGGACTGGGCTCTCCGCAAGCCGCTCTTACTCCTCGGACTTTGCGGAGTTCTGGTTGCCGGGTCTTTCCTCGCTTATCGCAGCCTGGGATCGGACCTTCTGCCAGAGATGGATGAAGGTGGCTTCATCCTCGACTACATCATGCCCGCCGGCAGTTCTCTTACAGAAACGAATCGCGTCCTTGCGCATGTCGATCAGGTCCTACACAACTTGCCCGAAGTGCAGAGCACATCGCGCAGGACGGGCCTGCAGATGGGCCTGGCTGCTGTAACCGAAGCCAACACCGGAGACATTACAGTACGTCTCAAGACATCGCGGGACCGTGGTATCGACGAGGTCATCGCCGATGCGCGCGCGGAGATCAAAAAAACAGAGCCTGAACTCGACGTGGAGTTCACGCAGGTACTTCAGGACATGATCGGCGATCTGTCCAATGCTCCGGAGCCTATCCAGATCAAGCTCTTTGCTACCGATCCAGCGCTGCTCTCTTCCCTCGGCCCTCGCATTGCCGAGGCGATTGGCAAGATCCAAGGCGTCGTCGATATTCAGAATGGAATCGACAACACGATCAGCGGACCGGCCACGAGTTTCCAGATCGATCCCACGGTGGCGGGACGCATGGGATTCACACCGACAGAAGTGGCGGAAGATGCAACCGCCATTCTCGATGGCGTGACCACGACAGACCCTTTGATTGCGAATGGGCGTCCTTATACGATTCGGGTTCGTCTTGGAGACGAAACACGCAAGTCTCTCGATACGATCCAAAACACCGTCTTCAACAGCTCAAGCGGAAAGACAGCGACGCTCGGCTCGCTCGCACAGATGCAGCAACTTCCTCCTCAGAACGAGATCCGTCGCGAAAACCTGCAACAACTCGTGGTCGTAACGGCGCGCCTGGAGGGTTCCGATCTCGGCACAGCGATTGCGAAGGTTCAGCAAACGATCGCAGGCATGCATCTTCCTCCAACAATTCGTGTGGAGTACGGCGGCACCTACGAGGAGCAGCAAAAGTCTTTCAGCGAACTACTCAAAGTGCTTCTGCTCTCCCTCGCACTCGTCTTTGGGACACTGCTCGCAGAGTTCCGCAACTTCTCTGCACCCACAGCCATTCTCTCGTCGTCGGTACTCTCCATTGCAGGAGTTGTGTTCGCGCTTCTCGTCACAGGGAAGACCTTCAATGTCGCATCGTTTATGGGAGTCATCATGGTGATCGGCATCGTCGCCAAGAATGGCATTCTCCTACTGGATGCCGATGAGCGGTATCGTGCTGAAGGTGTGCCCGCGCGCGAAGCGATGGTCCACGCGGCACAGCGTCGGTTGCGTCCCATCCTGATGACTGCCACCGCAGCGATCAGCGGCATGTTGCCCCTGGCCTTCGCGCTGGGCTCCGGTTCGCAGATGCTTCAGCCTCTTGCGATCGCCGTCATAGGCGGCTTGCTCATCTCCATGGTTCTAAGTCTGATCGTCACGCCTGTGATTTACTTTCTTCTCACACGCGAGCACGCACACGCATAG
- a CDS encoding efflux RND transporter periplasmic adaptor subunit, whose product MTEMTPTFRVKCATLLAFCVPLALFSGCKKAADSSDTTTLVTVQAEKPEMGEIAEQIAADATLSPLAQASISPKITAPVHQFFVQRGAHVKKGQLLAILENRDLAATALDNQGQFEAAQATYETQTKAQVPEDFAKAQLDVSQAKAQVNLAGEIAAARKKLFTEGAIPGRDYDTAAAALVQAQATYDVAMNHLHSLQNVSRQSALNQAKGQLTSAKGKYLNAEAQVSYSKIQSPIDGVVTDRPLFPGETVASGSTLITVMDTSSLLAKVHLSQIVAQRLALGDKAAVTIPGVDDKVEATVALVSPALDPGSTTVEVWLKVDNRDGRYKAGTPVRTSITGRSVPKAMKIPLTAILSSQEAGKYVMVAGADGAAHKKTVTLGINDGTDVQVLTGIAPNDAVITTGAYGLDEGTKVKVGAAEEDAK is encoded by the coding sequence ATGACAGAGATGACACCGACCTTTCGCGTCAAATGTGCAACTCTCCTTGCCTTCTGTGTACCTCTGGCCCTCTTCAGTGGATGTAAAAAAGCGGCAGACAGCAGTGACACGACAACCCTCGTGACCGTGCAAGCGGAGAAGCCAGAGATGGGTGAGATCGCGGAACAGATTGCCGCCGATGCTACGCTCTCGCCACTGGCACAGGCGTCGATCTCTCCGAAGATTACGGCTCCCGTGCATCAGTTCTTCGTACAGCGCGGGGCGCATGTGAAGAAGGGCCAACTGCTGGCCATTCTTGAAAATCGAGATCTTGCCGCAACGGCGCTCGATAACCAGGGGCAGTTCGAAGCGGCCCAAGCAACGTATGAGACACAGACGAAAGCACAGGTACCTGAGGACTTCGCCAAAGCCCAGCTCGATGTATCCCAGGCGAAGGCCCAGGTGAACCTTGCAGGTGAGATCGCAGCAGCGCGCAAGAAGCTGTTTACCGAGGGAGCGATTCCGGGACGCGATTATGACACCGCCGCTGCTGCACTGGTGCAGGCGCAAGCTACCTACGATGTTGCGATGAATCATCTTCATTCTCTGCAGAATGTCAGCCGCCAATCGGCCCTCAATCAAGCGAAGGGGCAATTAACCTCCGCAAAAGGAAAATATCTGAACGCAGAAGCGCAGGTCTCGTACTCAAAGATCCAAAGTCCCATCGACGGAGTGGTGACCGACAGGCCGCTCTTTCCTGGAGAGACCGTTGCGTCCGGTAGCACCTTAATCACGGTGATGGATACCTCAAGTCTTTTGGCGAAAGTTCATCTCTCGCAGATCGTGGCGCAGCGTCTTGCGCTTGGAGACAAGGCCGCGGTTACGATTCCTGGTGTCGACGATAAGGTAGAGGCCACCGTCGCCCTTGTCAGTCCGGCTCTCGATCCCGGAAGCACAACCGTTGAAGTCTGGCTCAAGGTGGATAACCGTGACGGCAGATACAAGGCGGGCACGCCGGTCAGAACATCCATCACGGGACGCAGTGTGCCCAAAGCCATGAAGATTCCACTCACGGCTATTCTCTCTTCTCAGGAGGCGGGTAAATACGTCATGGTTGCAGGCGCTGACGGCGCAGCACATAAAAAGACCGTCACACTTGGCATCAACGATGGAACCGACGTCCAGGTTCTCACCGGAATTGCGCCCAATGATGCCGTAATCACAACGGGGGCTTATGGACTGGATGAAGGAACCAAGGTCAAAGTTGGTGCGGCAGAAGAGGACGCAAAGTGA